One Halovivax ruber XH-70 genomic region harbors:
- a CDS encoding signal peptidase I, which produces MVDIETASRVLGVAFAIVVAALVLGQVLGQPMLLGYVASGSMEPAMETGDGFVAVPDALAGDVSEGDVIVYEAREVNGGGLTTHRVVEETDDGYVTKGDANPFTDQDGGEPPVTDGQIVAKALQIEGTVVTIPHLGTVVMGIQSLVLGVVGAIAGALGLGNGPGGLDADGAGAMLVGLGVAMFGFGVVFDRAGPPRRETTRTTTRRNVIALWSVIALVLLVLVTAATATMVVPSGTTGYDVVSTDEPTDDPQRIAPGETSDLTRTIDNAGYVPIVAQTEPASDGVAIDPARQVVGARDEGEVTVTLSAPDRTGTYVQTVREYRYLLVLPPTLLGWLHGIHPYLAVAAVDAVVVGAAVVLILALFGRDDIKFRTPGSHVPVRRRVSRKLRKWRR; this is translated from the coding sequence GTGGTTGATATCGAAACGGCATCGCGGGTACTCGGCGTGGCGTTCGCCATCGTCGTAGCGGCGCTCGTCCTCGGCCAGGTGCTCGGCCAGCCGATGTTACTGGGGTACGTCGCCTCGGGAAGTATGGAACCCGCGATGGAGACCGGCGACGGGTTCGTCGCCGTGCCAGATGCCCTCGCCGGCGACGTCTCCGAGGGCGACGTGATCGTCTACGAAGCGCGTGAGGTCAACGGCGGCGGCCTGACGACCCACCGCGTCGTCGAAGAGACGGACGACGGCTACGTGACGAAGGGGGACGCCAACCCGTTTACCGATCAGGACGGCGGTGAGCCGCCGGTGACCGACGGCCAGATCGTCGCGAAAGCGCTCCAGATCGAGGGGACCGTCGTCACGATTCCCCACCTCGGGACGGTCGTGATGGGGATCCAGTCGCTGGTGCTCGGCGTCGTCGGCGCGATCGCCGGCGCGCTCGGCCTGGGGAACGGCCCGGGCGGCCTCGACGCCGACGGTGCGGGGGCGATGCTGGTCGGCCTCGGGGTCGCCATGTTCGGGTTCGGCGTCGTGTTCGATCGGGCTGGCCCACCGCGGCGGGAGACGACGCGGACGACCACCCGGCGGAACGTGATCGCCCTCTGGTCGGTGATCGCGCTCGTCTTGCTCGTCCTGGTGACGGCAGCGACCGCGACGATGGTCGTTCCGTCCGGCACGACGGGGTACGACGTGGTCAGCACCGACGAGCCGACCGACGATCCACAGCGGATCGCACCGGGCGAAACCAGCGACCTCACCCGCACGATCGACAACGCGGGGTACGTCCCGATCGTCGCCCAGACCGAACCAGCGAGCGACGGCGTCGCCATCGACCCGGCCCGGCAGGTCGTCGGGGCGCGGGACGAGGGCGAGGTGACCGTCACGCTGTCGGCCCCCGACCGAACCGGGACGTACGTCCAGACGGTCCGCGAGTATCGGTATCTGCTCGTACTCCCGCCGACCCTGTTGGGCTGGCTCCACGGCATCCACCCATATCTGGCCGTCGCGGCCGTCGACGCAGTGGTCGTGGGCGCCGCCGTCGTCCTGATCCTCGCCCTGTTCGGCCGGGACGACATCAAGTTTCGAACGCCCGGCTCGCACGTCCCGGTCCGACGCAGAGTGAGCCGGAAGCTTCGAAAGTGGCGCCGTTGA
- a CDS encoding CARDB domain-containing protein gives MTRTTWLTVLALGSLLLAVPTAAVGLGASDTTAESDATEGVVLTAASQYATVEDGELTLDFDRLNVDARTDVDAVFDVTTADDSSVWVEHDVREVTFYADGDRKTAIDAADPVSLSGGESVTIGVSIDTHEAPTGSETFSIVVETADEDDDRPADGNETAAGEDVDLTGELAVTNASVDATNVTAGDTVTVTATVSNLDDRRIADRIPILVDGAVVDDRRVELAPNETRTLTVGWTPESAGVYRLSVGETAAGTVAVSDRTSISLSSVEFASPLTAAIAPPATLGLVAIGRVVRGRRR, from the coding sequence ATGACACGCACGACGTGGCTGACGGTACTCGCACTCGGGTCGCTCCTGCTCGCCGTCCCGACGGCGGCGGTAGGTCTCGGCGCCAGTGACACCACCGCCGAGAGCGACGCGACCGAGGGTGTCGTACTCACTGCAGCGAGTCAGTACGCGACCGTCGAAGACGGGGAACTCACGCTCGACTTCGATCGACTCAACGTCGACGCGCGGACCGACGTCGACGCCGTCTTCGACGTGACGACGGCCGACGACAGCAGCGTCTGGGTCGAACACGACGTACGGGAAGTCACGTTCTACGCCGACGGCGACCGGAAAACCGCCATCGACGCCGCCGATCCTGTGTCCCTGTCCGGGGGCGAATCGGTTACCATCGGCGTCTCCATCGACACGCACGAGGCGCCGACCGGGTCGGAGACGTTCTCCATCGTCGTCGAGACGGCGGACGAGGATGACGATAGGCCCGCCGACGGGAACGAAACCGCGGCCGGCGAGGATGTGGATTTGACCGGAGAGCTGGCCGTCACGAACGCGTCTGTCGACGCGACGAACGTAACGGCCGGCGACACGGTCACGGTAACCGCCACCGTGTCGAACCTCGACGACCGGCGAATTGCCGATCGGATCCCGATCCTGGTCGACGGGGCCGTCGTCGACGATCGCCGTGTCGAACTCGCACCGAACGAAACCCGTACACTGACCGTCGGCTGGACGCCCGAATCGGCGGGCGTCTACCGACTCAGCGTGGGGGAGACGGCGGCGGGGACCGTCGCCGTCTCCGACCGCACGAGCATCTCACTCTCGTCGGTCGAGTTCGCATCGCCGCTGACGGCGGCGATCGCCCCGCCGGCGACGCTTGGGCTCGTGGCGATCGGCCGCGTCGTGCGAGGTCGGCGGCGTTAA
- a CDS encoding DUF7344 domain-containing protein, which translates to MGASHGSHGEIFELLSNRRRRYAIHYCKRVDEPVELGDLAEQVAAWELDKEVQELTSAERKRVYTALQQTHLPTLERADVVEFENHTIELTDEADALEIYLDIVPADSIPWGVYYLGLSVLGFVVLAGVWADVVPTETIPPLGWAGLVLGAVTVSAIAHVLTSRRYRLGEMERPP; encoded by the coding sequence ATGGGAGCGTCACACGGAAGCCACGGCGAAATCTTCGAGCTGCTTAGCAATCGCCGTCGGCGATACGCGATCCACTACTGCAAGCGGGTCGACGAGCCGGTCGAACTCGGCGATCTCGCCGAGCAGGTTGCCGCGTGGGAACTCGACAAGGAGGTTCAGGAACTCACGTCCGCCGAGCGAAAGCGTGTCTACACCGCGCTCCAGCAGACGCACCTGCCCACCCTCGAGCGAGCGGACGTGGTGGAGTTCGAGAATCACACGATCGAACTGACCGACGAGGCCGACGCGCTCGAAATCTACCTGGACATCGTCCCCGCGGACTCGATCCCCTGGGGCGTCTACTACCTCGGCCTGTCCGTCCTCGGCTTCGTCGTCCTCGCGGGCGTCTGGGCCGACGTCGTCCCGACGGAGACGATACCGCCGCTTGGCTGGGCCGGACTGGTGCTCGGCGCCGTGACCGTCTCGGCTATCGCGCACGTGCTGACGAGTCGGCGCTACCGCCTCGGGGAGATGGAACGGCCGCCGTAG
- a CDS encoding EMC6-like membrane protein codes for MSTVTLSDRGEHLRSIGVTSSSALLGVAAGLLSYMQVGATEAAATNNTALAFVLGAIVLETVVVQLSGIYDDDELGFKLYLFITFLVFSFWFVTWGILLTELSLY; via the coding sequence ATGTCGACTGTAACGTTGAGCGACCGGGGGGAACATCTCCGGTCGATCGGGGTGACCTCCTCCAGCGCACTCCTGGGGGTTGCTGCTGGCCTCCTCTCGTACATGCAGGTGGGTGCGACAGAAGCGGCAGCGACGAACAACACGGCACTCGCGTTCGTGCTCGGGGCGATCGTCCTCGAGACGGTCGTCGTCCAGCTCTCGGGGATCTACGACGACGACGAACTCGGGTTCAAGCTCTACCTGTTCATCACCTTCCTGGTCTTCTCGTTCTGGTTCGTGACGTGGGGAATCTTGCTGACCGAACTCTCCCTCTACTGA
- a CDS encoding ribosome biogenesis/translation initiation ATPase RLI, which yields MADDSIAVVDLDRCSPDRCNYECKNYCPPNRTGKECITLRGEDADEGQPDQVRISEEICLGETCGICVEKCPFDAIEIINLPQELQDDPVHRYGENAFSMYGLPVPQEGQVTGILGPNGIGKTTAVRMLAGELEPNLGNYGDPPGWEAVLDAYRGTELQDYIADVRDGDVTVARKPQYVDQIPSQFDGNTRELLERTDERGELDYLVDRLSIRPVMDQAIDDLSGGELQRVALAAALARDADFYFLDEITPYLDIGQRVTAARLVRELAEEDGKSMLVVEHDLAILDLLCDTLHMAYGEPGAYGVITDPKSVRNGINEYLKGYLENENMRIRPDRIEFEEHAPRTESQGDTLVTYPDLRKSYGDGEFSLDISGGEIRENEVLGIVGPNGIGKSTFAKLLTGDLEPTEGDAELDLDISYKPQYVTIDQPMRVDAFLSSITDQFGSSYWNTEIAQPLQLERIMEQNLSDLSGGERQRVAIAACLSDTADLYLLDEPSAHLDVEQRVQATRAIRRYAEQQDATVLVIDHDIYMIDLLADRLMVFDGEPAVAGHAGTPQSMRGGMNDFLSNLEITFRRDERTSRPRINKPDSQLDREQKREGEYYYAP from the coding sequence ATGGCGGACGATAGCATCGCCGTCGTCGATCTGGATCGCTGCTCGCCCGACCGGTGTAACTACGAGTGCAAGAACTACTGCCCGCCAAATCGTACCGGCAAGGAGTGCATCACGCTGCGCGGCGAGGACGCCGACGAGGGCCAGCCGGATCAGGTGCGCATCTCCGAAGAGATCTGTCTGGGCGAGACCTGCGGGATCTGCGTCGAGAAGTGCCCGTTCGACGCGATCGAGATCATCAACCTGCCCCAGGAGTTGCAGGACGACCCGGTTCACCGCTACGGGGAGAACGCCTTCTCGATGTACGGTCTGCCGGTCCCACAGGAGGGGCAGGTCACCGGCATCCTCGGGCCGAACGGAATCGGGAAGACGACCGCCGTGCGGATGCTCGCCGGCGAACTCGAACCGAATCTGGGAAACTACGGCGACCCGCCGGGCTGGGAAGCCGTGCTCGACGCCTACCGCGGGACGGAACTGCAGGACTACATCGCGGACGTCCGCGACGGCGACGTGACCGTCGCCCGCAAACCGCAGTACGTCGACCAGATTCCCAGCCAGTTCGACGGTAACACGCGCGAACTGCTCGAGCGCACCGACGAGCGCGGCGAACTCGACTATCTCGTCGATCGCCTCTCGATCCGCCCCGTCATGGACCAGGCCATCGACGATCTCTCCGGTGGGGAGCTCCAGCGCGTCGCCCTCGCGGCGGCGCTCGCTCGCGACGCCGACTTCTACTTCCTGGACGAGATCACGCCCTACCTCGACATCGGTCAGCGGGTGACGGCGGCGCGACTCGTTCGCGAACTCGCCGAGGAGGACGGCAAGTCGATGCTGGTCGTCGAACACGACCTGGCTATCCTCGACCTGCTGTGTGACACCCTCCACATGGCCTACGGTGAACCCGGCGCCTACGGTGTCATCACGGATCCCAAATCGGTTCGCAATGGTATCAACGAGTATCTCAAGGGCTACCTCGAGAACGAGAACATGCGGATCCGGCCCGACCGGATCGAGTTCGAGGAACACGCGCCGCGGACCGAGAGCCAGGGCGACACGCTCGTCACCTACCCCGACCTCCGCAAGTCCTACGGCGACGGCGAGTTCTCCCTCGATATCTCCGGCGGTGAGATTCGCGAAAACGAGGTGCTCGGCATCGTCGGGCCGAACGGGATCGGGAAGTCCACCTTCGCGAAACTGCTGACGGGCGACCTGGAACCGACCGAAGGCGATGCGGAGCTGGATCTCGATATCTCCTACAAACCGCAGTACGTCACGATCGACCAGCCGATGCGCGTCGACGCCTTCCTCTCGTCGATCACCGACCAGTTCGGCTCGTCGTACTGGAACACGGAGATCGCCCAGCCGCTCCAGTTAGAACGGATCATGGAGCAGAACCTCTCGGACCTCTCCGGCGGGGAGCGCCAGCGCGTCGCCATCGCGGCCTGTCTGTCCGACACCGCGGATCTGTACCTCTTAGACGAGCCCTCGGCTCACCTGGACGTCGAACAGCGCGTGCAGGCGACCCGGGCGATCCGGCGCTACGCCGAACAGCAGGACGCCACCGTCCTCGTCATCGACCACGACATCTACATGATCGACCTGCTGGCCGACCGCCTGATGGTCTTCGACGGCGAACCTGCCGTCGCCGGCCACGCTGGCACGCCACAATCCATGCGCGGCGGCATGAACGACTTCCTCTCGAACTTGGAGATCACGTTCCGCCG